The proteins below are encoded in one region of Planctopirus limnophila DSM 3776:
- a CDS encoding DUF6940 family protein, with protein sequence MWTAVVEPLKGEAGFRCSLSKAGAVGTWREVATALACDLGCRRLLNHTLAEIPCVAFRWECPALTRNRFDQPFECVILEDRSLHRTPDNSPFASYLKQCQTQVAVFDNLGGDATLVVPTMATDTNAYGHLASFVRLAPENQQNELWQRVGETQLRKVGAAPVWLNTAGAGIAWLHVRVDSRPKYYHYGPYRQEKVG encoded by the coding sequence ATGTGGACTGCTGTTGTAGAACCGCTGAAAGGTGAAGCGGGGTTTCGCTGTTCACTTAGCAAGGCGGGTGCAGTGGGCACCTGGAGAGAGGTTGCGACGGCACTGGCCTGTGATCTCGGTTGTCGTCGATTGCTCAATCACACCTTGGCAGAAATTCCCTGCGTGGCGTTTCGTTGGGAGTGCCCGGCACTGACCCGCAACAGATTTGATCAACCTTTCGAGTGTGTGATTCTGGAAGATCGGAGCCTGCATCGAACGCCGGACAATTCGCCCTTTGCGAGTTACTTGAAGCAGTGCCAGACACAGGTGGCTGTCTTCGACAATCTGGGAGGTGACGCAACGCTCGTTGTGCCCACAATGGCGACGGACACGAATGCCTATGGTCATCTGGCTTCGTTCGTGCGGCTGGCACCCGAAAACCAGCAGAATGAACTGTGGCAAAGGGTCGGTGAAACCCAATTGCGAAAGGTGGGGGCAGCCCCCGTCTGGTTGAATACGGCCGGTGCGGGCATCGCCTGGCTGCATGTCCGCGTCGATTCGCGTCCTAAGTATTATCATTACGGGCCATACCGCCAGGAAAAGGTGGGTTAA
- a CDS encoding DinB family protein, whose amino-acid sequence METMITSAQIDAYVAGGAKLIAAFDGLTKADLQAVPVPGTWSLQQIATHIYDSDLIGTDRMKRIAAMPNPLICAYDESAFNTLPGMEAIDALAACKAVANNRQFMAEHLRRFSPEMFARTGIHTEVGKVSLADQVIKYIHHLEHHLKFALQKRALLGKPLA is encoded by the coding sequence ATGGAAACAATGATTACCTCTGCCCAGATTGACGCCTATGTGGCTGGTGGTGCGAAGCTGATCGCTGCCTTCGATGGTTTAACCAAGGCCGATCTGCAGGCGGTCCCAGTCCCAGGAACCTGGAGCCTGCAACAGATTGCGACACACATTTACGATAGTGATCTGATCGGAACAGATCGCATGAAGCGGATAGCGGCCATGCCCAACCCGCTGATCTGTGCGTACGATGAATCGGCCTTCAATACCTTGCCAGGCATGGAAGCGATTGATGCTCTGGCAGCCTGCAAAGCTGTTGCGAACAATCGGCAGTTCATGGCCGAACATCTGCGGCGATTCTCTCCCGAAATGTTTGCCCGGACGGGGATTCATACCGAAGTAGGCAAGGTGTCGCTGGCAGATCAGGTCATCAAGTACATTCACCATCTGGAGCATCATCTGAAGTTCGCTCTGCAAAAGAGAGCACTTCTGGGTAAGCCACTGGCATGA
- a CDS encoding L,D-transpeptidase family protein, with amino-acid sequence MSPWKHVRLIQALAFWGLSCGFILTSGWAAWQFAKPGTLVEWGFVPTGELIGAETPPETPVPYKPLPQAEATAPFASLPHVPGAAEATPEGTALMTAVGEQEHLQHSQLGLASERMSGTQEAMPGNLHEIPRRYQRKPLSRDQLSSSLVQQVSFQPPAEDLTAQISDSLTTSLAEVDGLLKAGETLKAHKKLSQLYWSEPASRPVFQQRIEATAQVIFEQAEPHFVPAYTIQPGDQLRKIAGEHKLSWEYLARLNRIDPRRLQAGKKLKVIRGPFSAHVSLSRFELTIHLQSYFVKKYSVGIGKDRSSPQGKLAVLEKIADPQYTDPEGRVIEGKDPRNPLGPRWLDLGNSYGIHGTIEPESIGKAASRGCIRLQNDDAIEVYDFLVKGSEVVIEP; translated from the coding sequence GTGAGCCCATGGAAACATGTCCGTTTGATCCAGGCACTGGCCTTCTGGGGGCTGAGTTGCGGATTCATCCTTACCAGTGGCTGGGCCGCCTGGCAGTTTGCAAAGCCCGGCACACTCGTCGAATGGGGCTTCGTGCCCACGGGCGAGTTAATCGGTGCCGAAACTCCACCTGAGACACCCGTCCCGTACAAACCACTTCCTCAGGCTGAAGCGACGGCTCCTTTCGCGAGCTTACCCCACGTTCCCGGTGCTGCTGAGGCGACGCCTGAAGGCACTGCCCTCATGACGGCGGTCGGTGAACAAGAGCATCTGCAGCATTCGCAACTTGGTCTGGCCTCTGAGAGGATGTCTGGGACCCAGGAGGCAATGCCGGGCAATCTCCATGAGATTCCCAGACGGTACCAGCGAAAACCTCTCAGTCGCGACCAGCTTTCCAGCTCGTTGGTGCAGCAGGTCAGTTTTCAACCGCCAGCCGAAGATCTCACGGCACAGATCTCCGACAGCCTCACAACGTCTCTGGCAGAGGTTGATGGTTTGCTGAAGGCGGGTGAGACACTCAAGGCCCACAAAAAGCTCTCACAGCTTTACTGGAGTGAACCGGCCAGCCGACCTGTTTTTCAGCAGCGCATCGAAGCCACAGCGCAGGTGATCTTTGAGCAAGCCGAGCCGCATTTTGTCCCGGCCTACACCATTCAGCCTGGTGACCAGCTTCGAAAAATTGCCGGCGAGCACAAGCTCTCGTGGGAGTACCTCGCCCGGCTCAATCGCATCGACCCCAGGCGACTGCAAGCCGGTAAGAAGCTGAAGGTCATTCGTGGCCCCTTCTCGGCTCATGTCTCGTTATCGCGATTTGAGCTTACCATTCACCTGCAGAGCTATTTCGTCAAGAAGTACAGCGTCGGCATCGGGAAGGATCGATCGTCACCACAAGGGAAACTGGCTGTTCTCGAAAAGATTGCGGATCCGCAGTACACAGATCCTGAAGGCCGGGTGATTGAAGGGAAAGACCCACGAAATCCCTTAGGCCCCCGCTGGCTTGATCTGGGCAACAGCTACGGAATTCACGGCACCATTGAGCCCGAAAGCATTGGTAAAGCCGCTTCGAGAGGCTGCATTCGCCTGCAAAACGACGACGCGATCGAAGTCTACGACTTCCTCGTCAAGGGCTCAGAAGTCGTCATCGAACCGTGA
- a CDS encoding FAD-dependent oxidoreductase, which yields MSHHIPTRRSFLTAAVTTTSAGWLLATAQSATAQSATAQSVVANPGEFVEPARTLPVQRDADVIVCGAGPAGVTAAITAARLGARVRLFEAHGSLGGVWTSSLLGYLLDFDKPGFNVELVRHLRQRGAIRGEGMNGLTYHPEEMKLILEELCTRAGVNLQLHTRVTAAYREGIRLSTIITESKSGREAWQAPIFIDSTGDGDLGAQAGCEFEIGRDQACPCQPMTMYALLVVRNLAEIAPYLHGVGNDGQHVGPKAFQELLKSAGVQPSYGKASLFPISGQLVLLMANHEYGINATNAAQVTTATLHARAELHQIVKALAKLGGPWQGTEIVATPEQIGIRDGRRIRGRYIMTADDLIRGATQDDAVVRAKFPVDIHALSLEENRKSAYSNAGVKAKPYDIPIRALIARDVDGLLMAGRCISGDFISHASYRVTGNAVAMGEAAGTVAALAAETKQLPQDIPFPTTQAAIQKSRTIGEATVLE from the coding sequence ATGTCGCATCACATCCCCACGCGTCGCAGCTTCCTGACAGCGGCCGTCACAACGACATCCGCAGGCTGGCTGCTGGCCACTGCTCAGAGCGCCACTGCTCAGAGCGCCACTGCTCAGAGCGTCGTAGCAAACCCCGGCGAATTCGTCGAACCAGCCCGTACGCTCCCGGTTCAACGCGATGCGGATGTCATCGTGTGTGGTGCAGGACCGGCTGGCGTCACCGCAGCCATCACAGCCGCCCGACTTGGTGCGCGTGTGCGACTTTTCGAAGCGCATGGGTCACTCGGTGGAGTCTGGACAAGTTCACTCCTGGGCTATCTCCTCGATTTTGATAAGCCCGGCTTCAACGTGGAACTTGTTCGCCACCTGCGGCAGCGCGGTGCCATTCGTGGTGAAGGGATGAATGGTCTCACCTATCACCCCGAAGAAATGAAGCTGATTCTCGAAGAACTTTGCACGCGTGCCGGCGTCAATCTGCAACTTCATACCCGCGTGACCGCTGCTTATCGCGAAGGAATCCGGCTCTCAACAATCATCACAGAATCCAAGTCGGGCCGGGAAGCCTGGCAGGCTCCCATCTTTATCGATTCGACAGGTGATGGTGATCTGGGTGCTCAGGCGGGCTGTGAATTCGAGATTGGTCGCGATCAAGCCTGCCCCTGCCAACCGATGACGATGTACGCCCTGCTCGTCGTGAGAAATCTGGCAGAGATCGCCCCGTATCTTCACGGCGTCGGAAATGATGGCCAGCATGTCGGGCCGAAAGCCTTTCAGGAACTGCTCAAATCGGCCGGGGTGCAGCCCAGCTATGGCAAAGCCAGCCTGTTCCCGATCTCGGGCCAGCTTGTTCTCCTGATGGCGAATCATGAATACGGCATCAACGCCACGAATGCCGCTCAAGTCACGACGGCCACACTTCACGCCCGGGCAGAACTTCACCAGATTGTGAAGGCTCTGGCCAAACTTGGTGGCCCCTGGCAAGGGACAGAAATCGTCGCGACACCCGAACAGATTGGCATTCGCGATGGCCGCCGGATTCGCGGCCGCTACATCATGACTGCCGATGACCTCATTCGCGGTGCCACACAGGACGATGCCGTTGTCAGGGCGAAATTCCCGGTCGATATTCATGCACTATCGCTCGAAGAAAATCGCAAGTCGGCTTACAGCAATGCGGGGGTGAAAGCGAAGCCCTACGATATCCCCATCAGGGCTCTCATTGCCCGCGATGTCGATGGTCTCTTGATGGCTGGCCGCTGTATCAGTGGCGATTTCATTTCACATGCCAGTTACCGCGTGACGGGGAACGCCGTCGCAATGGGCGAAGCCGCCGGCACAGTCGCAGCTCTCGCGGCAGAAACAAAGCAACTCCCGCAAGATATCCCCTTTCCCACCACTCAAGCCGCCATCCAAAAATCCCGCACGATTGGAGAAGCGACCGTTCTGGAGTGA
- a CDS encoding PAS domain-containing hybrid sensor histidine kinase/response regulator codes for MTANLDREDVRNSAPSLPLLDLLAAVSEASLDALFVKDSSGRYLFCNAAGTKLTNRTREQILDQDDTAVFGSDTARIMRAQDQRVMQSGLPAAETHVVQIGDNLRSIQMTTKPYQDQHGTVQGVIVIARDFADAAMGNRSHTVGVAAANHLERSGAEQALRESERQLADAQRIARIGSWVWEPSSGKVWWSRGVFALFGVDPQVVQPSFQAFLQLLHPDDLPTAVARVDAMLAGADRFEDDLRIIRPDGQMIWLHSRAVATRDADGNILRVEGTDQDITARKLAAAEVQASQKFVKAVAETSPLTIYVFDLQQQSITYSNYYLMRDLGFTPEAIQGRSWAELAELVHPIDFANVTTLLQRWDTVDDQQVLLAEYRLQDVHGNWRWFVSRDRVFERTPDGRVSQIIGTAEDITERKRVEQSLRESEQRFRELADAIPQIVWVAALDGGLTYLNAKATEYTGVGMDQLTGWSWEQVIHPEDVPNAIERWTATLEQELPRDIELRIRQTDGAYRWHISRQVPIRDASGAIVRWYGTCTDIDDLKRTQAALQQSESTLEEAMRIGDMGSWIIDLVQNRATWSDEGFRLLGYVPGVDQPSQELFLNGVYPADRDTVRHDLANAIATQTSLNSEFRFVRPDGQLRWLHSRARATSDQHGRPIQFVGVTQDITARKQAELARLEVEERYRLAILATNDLIWDLDPVAGTVAWSEQYAATLGRTPESSDSLQWWIDRIHPADRERTARSLSAAVDGTATYWTADYEFLRADGVWASIHDRAYIARDAAGHARRVVGAMQDVTDRKRAETEVRRTAELLRAVAEGTSDAVFVKDRDGKYLLANQAACQFMGKPLEQVLGRDDSEWFDAEGARLVLEVDREVMRSGLVRTSEETLTANYVTRTYLASKAPYRDELGNVIGIIGISRDITARKEAERMLRLNQFSVDHAVDSIFWINASSEILYVNNAACRTLGYTRDEMLGKTVPDIDPNFLPEAWPAHWEELRCRGSFTFESDHVTKDGRTLKTEVTVNYLQYEGQEYNCAIMRDISERKQAELEMRQSLSRMRATLESTADGILVVDLEGRVLDYNRRFISIWRFPEEMIAEANKSDIIASSDQHQAVQKMLAQLKDPEGFVRRVQEMYQNREESSFDVLEFKDGRIVERFSQPQWMDGQPVGRVLSFRDVSEQRKLEEQLRQSQKMEAVGQFAGGIAHDFNNLLTVINCYCELLLDQKSQPQNWRESVQHIRDEGLRAAQLTKQLLDFSRRSHFQPRVIHLNDVIEGSQKLLRRLIGERIQLILHLDPLLPAIKADTTHLDQVLMNLVVNARDAMPAGGRLTIRTSRLSPQDARQFLTNISLETPYVQLEVADTGIGMSADVQARIFEPFFTTKEIGSGSGLGLAVVHGIMQQHDGQIHVTTEPGVGTTFRLLFPGVAEEPPSVTASKQPTIRHGAETILLVEDEPAVRKATRLMLELQGYRVLEAANGREALDLVRTLPDPIDLLITDVVMPGIGGRELAGELRSMHADLPVVYISGYSESFGARGASLQPHEAFLQKPFTQADLLQQVYTSIVRAL; via the coding sequence ATGACTGCGAACTTAGATCGCGAGGACGTTCGGAATTCAGCCCCCTCGCTGCCACTACTCGATTTGCTGGCCGCCGTAAGCGAAGCGTCGCTGGATGCACTGTTTGTGAAAGACAGCTCCGGCCGGTACTTGTTTTGCAATGCCGCTGGAACAAAGCTCACGAATCGGACACGCGAGCAAATCCTCGATCAGGATGATACCGCCGTATTCGGTAGTGACACGGCGCGCATCATGCGGGCGCAGGACCAGCGAGTCATGCAATCGGGTCTTCCGGCAGCGGAGACGCATGTCGTCCAAATCGGAGATAATCTTCGCTCAATCCAGATGACGACTAAGCCGTACCAGGATCAACACGGTACGGTACAAGGCGTGATCGTGATTGCACGGGACTTTGCGGATGCAGCGATGGGGAATCGTTCGCATACCGTTGGTGTCGCGGCAGCGAACCATCTCGAGCGAAGCGGGGCGGAACAGGCATTACGGGAGAGCGAACGCCAATTAGCGGACGCGCAGCGCATCGCGCGCATCGGTAGTTGGGTGTGGGAGCCCTCGTCAGGCAAAGTCTGGTGGTCGCGCGGCGTATTCGCGTTGTTTGGTGTCGATCCACAAGTCGTTCAGCCCAGCTTTCAAGCGTTCCTGCAACTGCTGCATCCCGATGACCTTCCGACGGCTGTCGCGCGGGTTGACGCGATGCTCGCGGGTGCCGATCGCTTTGAAGATGATTTGCGCATCATCCGTCCTGACGGGCAAATGATCTGGCTGCACAGTCGGGCTGTCGCCACGCGCGATGCTGACGGCAACATTCTCCGTGTGGAAGGGACGGATCAGGACATCACTGCCAGAAAACTCGCCGCGGCGGAAGTCCAGGCCAGCCAGAAATTCGTGAAAGCCGTCGCTGAGACATCCCCCCTGACAATTTACGTGTTCGACCTACAGCAGCAGAGTATCACTTATTCGAACTATTATCTCATGCGGGATCTGGGTTTCACCCCAGAAGCGATCCAAGGCCGGAGTTGGGCTGAACTGGCGGAACTGGTACATCCGATTGATTTCGCCAACGTGACGACGCTTCTCCAACGCTGGGACACCGTCGACGATCAACAAGTCCTGCTCGCGGAATATCGCCTGCAGGATGTCCATGGCAACTGGCGTTGGTTCGTCAGCCGGGATCGGGTTTTTGAGAGAACGCCTGACGGTCGGGTCAGCCAGATCATCGGCACGGCCGAGGATATCACTGAGCGCAAGCGGGTCGAACAATCGCTCCGGGAGAGCGAACAACGATTCCGCGAATTGGCCGATGCCATCCCGCAAATCGTTTGGGTCGCGGCGTTGGATGGCGGCTTGACGTACCTGAACGCCAAGGCGACGGAGTACACCGGCGTCGGGATGGATCAGCTGACGGGGTGGTCCTGGGAGCAGGTCATTCATCCGGAGGACGTGCCGAACGCGATTGAGCGTTGGACCGCGACTTTGGAGCAAGAACTTCCCAGAGACATCGAGCTCCGGATCCGCCAGACGGACGGAGCTTACCGCTGGCATATCAGTCGCCAGGTTCCCATCCGAGATGCGTCGGGAGCCATCGTGAGGTGGTACGGCACCTGCACCGATATCGATGATTTGAAGCGGACTCAAGCTGCGCTGCAGCAGAGCGAGTCGACTCTCGAAGAGGCCATGCGGATCGGCGACATGGGGAGCTGGATCATCGACCTGGTGCAGAATCGGGCCACCTGGTCTGATGAAGGCTTCCGACTGCTGGGATATGTTCCGGGAGTGGACCAACCTTCCCAGGAGCTCTTTTTAAACGGGGTCTACCCAGCAGACCGTGATACCGTGCGTCATGATCTGGCGAATGCGATCGCCACGCAGACTTCGCTCAATTCGGAGTTTCGCTTTGTCCGACCCGACGGCCAGCTACGCTGGCTCCATTCCAGGGCCCGCGCCACCTCTGATCAGCATGGGCGACCCATCCAATTTGTGGGTGTTACTCAGGACATCACCGCCCGCAAACAAGCCGAACTGGCGCGACTCGAAGTCGAAGAACGCTACCGCCTGGCCATCCTCGCGACAAATGATCTGATCTGGGATCTCGACCCGGTCGCAGGGACCGTTGCCTGGAGCGAGCAATACGCGGCCACCTTAGGACGAACGCCAGAGTCCAGCGATTCCTTGCAGTGGTGGATCGACAGGATCCATCCGGCAGACCGGGAACGTACTGCCAGGTCGTTGAGTGCTGCGGTGGACGGGACCGCTACTTATTGGACTGCCGATTACGAGTTCCTGCGCGCGGACGGCGTCTGGGCCTCAATTCATGATCGAGCGTACATTGCGCGTGATGCAGCGGGACATGCGCGCCGAGTCGTGGGGGCGATGCAGGATGTCACCGATCGCAAACGGGCTGAAACGGAGGTGCGGAGAACAGCGGAATTGCTGCGAGCGGTCGCGGAAGGCACATCGGATGCGGTCTTCGTCAAGGACCGGGATGGCAAATATCTCCTCGCGAACCAGGCGGCTTGCCAATTCATGGGCAAGCCGCTCGAGCAGGTTTTAGGAAGAGACGATAGCGAGTGGTTTGACGCCGAAGGTGCCCGTCTGGTGTTGGAAGTGGATCGCGAAGTCATGCGGTCGGGCCTTGTTAGAACATCGGAAGAAACGCTGACGGCGAATTATGTGACACGGACCTATCTTGCGTCGAAGGCTCCGTATCGCGACGAACTTGGAAATGTCATTGGAATAATCGGCATTTCTCGCGACATCACGGCCCGCAAGGAAGCCGAGCGGATGTTGCGTTTAAATCAATTCAGCGTCGATCACGCCGTGGATTCCATCTTTTGGATCAACGCTTCGAGTGAGATTCTGTACGTCAACAATGCCGCCTGCCGCACCTTGGGCTACACGCGCGACGAGATGCTCGGAAAGACAGTACCGGACATCGATCCGAATTTTCTGCCAGAAGCCTGGCCGGCCCATTGGGAAGAACTGCGGTGCCGCGGGTCATTCACGTTCGAGTCCGACCATGTGACCAAGGACGGCCGCACTTTGAAAACCGAAGTCACCGTCAACTATCTGCAATATGAAGGCCAGGAATACAACTGTGCCATCATGCGTGACATCTCGGAACGCAAGCAGGCCGAGTTGGAGATGCGGCAGTCTCTGTCGCGGATGCGGGCCACCTTGGAATCGACGGCGGACGGCATTCTCGTGGTTGACTTGGAAGGCCGCGTGCTGGATTACAATCGCCGCTTCATCTCAATCTGGAGATTTCCTGAGGAGATGATCGCCGAGGCGAACAAGTCGGACATCATCGCATCATCCGACCAACATCAGGCCGTTCAGAAGATGCTCGCTCAATTGAAGGACCCGGAGGGCTTTGTCCGCCGGGTACAGGAGATGTACCAGAACCGGGAGGAATCCTCCTTCGATGTGCTGGAATTCAAGGACGGCCGCATCGTCGAACGGTTTTCTCAGCCCCAATGGATGGATGGACAACCGGTGGGACGCGTGTTGAGCTTTCGCGACGTCTCGGAACAGCGAAAGCTGGAAGAGCAGTTGCGGCAGTCGCAGAAAATGGAAGCCGTGGGGCAGTTCGCGGGAGGCATCGCCCACGATTTCAATAACCTCCTCACGGTCATAAACTGCTATTGTGAGCTACTACTGGATCAGAAATCGCAGCCGCAGAATTGGCGGGAGTCCGTGCAGCACATCCGCGACGAAGGACTTCGGGCCGCACAATTGACCAAGCAATTGCTGGACTTCAGTCGCCGCTCGCATTTCCAGCCGAGAGTCATTCACTTGAATGATGTGATCGAGGGATCGCAGAAACTGCTGCGGCGATTGATCGGCGAACGAATCCAATTGATCCTGCATCTCGATCCTCTCTTGCCTGCGATCAAGGCCGATACTACTCATCTAGACCAGGTGCTGATGAACCTCGTCGTCAATGCACGGGATGCCATGCCCGCCGGCGGCCGGCTGACGATTCGCACGAGCAGACTTTCACCACAGGACGCTCGACAATTCTTAACGAACATTTCATTGGAGACGCCCTACGTTCAACTCGAAGTTGCTGACACTGGCATCGGGATGAGCGCAGACGTCCAAGCCCGGATCTTTGAACCCTTTTTTACAACGAAGGAGATCGGAAGTGGTTCCGGACTGGGGCTCGCCGTCGTCCACGGCATCATGCAACAGCACGATGGCCAGATCCATGTGACCACAGAGCCAGGCGTCGGGACGACTTTTCGATTACTGTTTCCCGGTGTCGCTGAGGAACCTCCGTCGGTGACAGCCAGCAAACAACCAACCATCCGCCATGGGGCGGAAACGATTCTGCTCGTTGAGGACGAACCGGCAGTGAGAAAAGCGACGCGGCTGATGCTCGAATTACAGGGTTATCGCGTCTTGGAAGCTGCGAATGGTCGAGAGGCGTTAGATCTGGTACGAACGCTGCCTGATCCAATCGACTTATTAATAACCGATGTCGTCATGCCGGGAATCGGTGGGCGAGAATTAGCGGGAGAATTGCGATCGATGCATGCCGATCTCCCGGTGGTTTATATCAGCGGATATTCAGAGAGTTTCGGTGCCCGCGGAGCATCATTACAGCCTCATGAGGCCTTTCTCCAAAAGCCGTTTACTCAAGCGGATCTACTCCAACAAGTCTATACATCCATCGTACGGGCCTTGTGA
- a CDS encoding LamG domain-containing protein, with the protein MRVFPLIGYLWLVVAPVLAEDKTSDRVADVVAVPGCVAVWDFVKREPGGERRFLAHVPAFGRPAGGKTGGGNTEKVAAAGDAVPNEYPLDAGNYVRDFWGSGREATYADFPLLGRGPFGNAIQIRQETDPDFRPLLFVPRERLHDTPLDIKGAGKSVTVVVWAIRESGNHALAGIWHEGTDLKQESTAGIQKVQRGQRQYALFAGLNKEGSACGHVSENGASSFLNRYALHKCNSAEVSPKVPANAPPEKLDAAWQCFAMTFDHEKDQLTGWLNGHAGDRWLENPQKDNLLSYAANAWKQGHLRREEGLQPGEDPNFPADQFYNPPEETPVAPKVLSENDVERIELREYGYTKMKVTLRKAGDEWKLAERELVALRLNPWWYPHDLYTPANDGSGGPFTIGRVIHSSRSVGFTGWIGGVAVFDRALSEAELKKLTELGRKPVSTVPSGS; encoded by the coding sequence ATGCGTGTTTTTCCGTTGATTGGCTATCTGTGGTTGGTGGTTGCCCCGGTTCTCGCGGAGGACAAAACTTCTGACCGCGTGGCGGATGTGGTGGCGGTGCCGGGGTGTGTGGCGGTTTGGGATTTTGTGAAGCGGGAACCGGGGGGTGAGCGGCGGTTTCTGGCGCATGTGCCTGCCTTCGGCAGGCCTGCGGGGGGAAAGACGGGTGGCGGGAATACGGAGAAGGTAGCGGCGGCGGGAGATGCAGTGCCGAACGAGTATCCGCTGGATGCCGGGAACTATGTGCGGGATTTCTGGGGAAGCGGGCGGGAAGCCACTTATGCGGACTTTCCACTTTTGGGCCGGGGGCCTTTCGGCAATGCGATCCAGATTCGACAGGAGACCGATCCCGATTTTCGCCCCCTGTTGTTCGTTCCCCGCGAACGGCTGCACGATACGCCTCTCGATATCAAAGGTGCCGGAAAATCGGTGACCGTCGTTGTCTGGGCCATTCGTGAAAGTGGTAACCATGCCCTGGCCGGGATCTGGCACGAGGGAACCGACCTCAAGCAGGAAAGTACGGCTGGCATTCAGAAGGTGCAGCGTGGGCAAAGGCAGTATGCCCTTTTTGCCGGTCTCAATAAGGAAGGCTCTGCCTGTGGGCATGTTTCCGAGAATGGGGCGAGTTCGTTCCTGAATCGTTACGCCCTGCACAAGTGCAACTCGGCAGAGGTCTCGCCCAAAGTTCCGGCCAACGCTCCCCCAGAAAAGCTGGACGCCGCCTGGCAATGTTTTGCCATGACCTTCGACCACGAGAAGGATCAACTGACGGGCTGGCTCAATGGGCATGCCGGTGATCGCTGGCTGGAGAATCCGCAGAAGGACAACCTGCTCTCTTATGCAGCCAACGCGTGGAAGCAGGGGCACTTGCGGCGTGAAGAAGGCCTTCAACCAGGCGAAGACCCGAACTTCCCCGCTGACCAGTTTTACAACCCGCCCGAAGAGACACCTGTTGCTCCCAAGGTTTTGAGTGAAAACGATGTCGAGCGAATCGAACTTCGGGAATATGGCTACACCAAAATGAAGGTCACGCTGCGTAAAGCTGGTGATGAGTGGAAACTGGCGGAACGTGAGCTGGTCGCTTTGAGACTCAATCCGTGGTGGTATCCCCATGATCTGTACACACCGGCTAACGATGGCAGTGGTGGGCCCTTCACCATTGGCCGGGTGATCCATAGTTCAAGGAGTGTCGGCTTTACGGGCTGGATTGGCGGCGTCGCCGTCTTCGACCGGGCACTGAGTGAAGCAGAACTGAAAAAGCTGACCGAGCTGGGAAGAAAGCCAGTGAGTACAGTTCCGAGTGGGTCGTAG
- a CDS encoding CRISPR-associated Csm1 family protein yields MIILGDNSGIQGFVFDIAEEGGGQAQRLRARSFMFQLIAEVASIRILNASNCPLT; encoded by the coding sequence ATGATCATTCTCGGCGACAACTCAGGCATTCAAGGATTCGTCTTCGACATTGCCGAAGAGGGCGGCGGACAGGCACAGCGCCTCCGCGCCAGATCGTTCATGTTCCAACTCATCGCCGAGGTCGCGTCAATACGCATCCTGAACGCTTCAAATTGCCCACTCACATAA